The nucleotide window TGAAGACATGGTGTCCAGCAAGATTCATTGCCGTCCGTAAGCCCCAGGGACATATGATCTACAAATCCATTCAGCTCTTCCTCTGTGAACAGTGCGGTTTCGTGTGTGAGAGCAGTCTCAAGTAGTATAGCGTGGAGGCGGTACGATGTATCAGGGAGCAGGCCCCTAGGAAAGCGAGATCTTTGGAGGATCTGGGAGAGGTTAGCGTTTTGTATGGAATGTGGTTTAACGGTCGGACTAAGGTGGGTGGTGAGCGTAGCGGGGGAGACAGAGTAGAATGGAGTGGTGAGGGTGGGGAAGGGGGAGCAGCTTTATCGAGTTAGCTTGGGAGCAAGGTGGAAGCGGAGGGTGAACCCACGTGTGTAGAGTGGCCATGGTGGTGAGGATGGGCGACCGCAGGGGGAACGGGGAAGAGTTAATGCATGGCGTTATAAAAATGTGACGTGAGCCATTTTCTGGTAAGCTAGAACAATCAACAAGTGCGCCGAGATGAATAACGGGGGCAGAGCACAGACCGCCGAGAACAATCAACCCACAAATCAAGGAAACGATTTGCCCTGGCATGCTATGGGCCCGATTTTTAAATGTATTACAAATGTTATTGATCACCCTTATCTTACCGGCTAAATACTTGTACCTGGCGCGCTTCCCTTATCAGTCATCACAAAAAACAACAATTCTAATCCTATAATCTCATTTTTCTCATTTTCCCACATTCACTCCGTTTCCactccttcttcctcaccGTAATGGAAGAGGCAACGCTAGTAAAGATATCCCAGAGGCCAGCCAAGAGGTAAgcttttccctttcccccACCTACAGTACTTACCTCGTACAGCTGTACAGAATGTATTCGCAGAAAGACCCGATGCACCAAAGTCATCCCATGTGAGCCATGTTCTAAACGAGGCGTCGCCCATCTCTGCAGGCAGGAATCACAGTTTGGGCCTCCTATCCCTACGTCGAAGTATGCGCACCTCATACTTCGTACACACCCTTGGCTGACAACTTTTTTTTACAGTGCTGAGATTGATGCTCTCAAAAACGCCTTGTTTGGCGAAATTAACGATCTTAAGCGAAGGGTATCCCAACTTGAAAAATCCGAGGGAAAACTACGTGAATCCCCCTGGTCGGTAAACAGcgaaagagaagaagaagggggTGCAGAAGCAGCCACTACACTTGAATTCATGGCTCTCGGTCTCGACCGTCGTCTCGAACCCCAAGGTAGGTCCAAAACAGCCGATGCAGGGCCAACCCCtccctcatcctcgtcctcgtccGATAATCAAATTCACATCACCTCTGGACCATCACGTTCCCACCTCTTGAAAGAATCCCGTTCCCCTCTTCCCGAAAGCATCTTCAATGCCCTCCTCCCTCAGGAAGTTGCCATGTCCGTCTTCAAATTCCACACGACCAATGTCTGTTGGCAACATGCCTGTATTTACGTTAGAGAATTTGAAGCGCAAGTGGAAGGGTTTTATAAACTAGCAAAGAGAGGGAAATGTGATAAAGTGGATAGGTCGTGGATTGCCTTGTTCTTTGTCTTGCAGGCGATCTCAGTACATCAGATGACGGATAGGTATGCCGAGGCATGCAATCTTGGTAGTGTTGGTAAGTTGCATCACCCTCCCTCTTGGCAAAGGATACCTATTGACTATTGACCTAGCCATTCGCCAGCAATTTATCACAGCCGTCATGGACGCTGCCATGACCGCCCTTCACCACGCCAACTTTCTCTCCCGCCCATCCATGTTCACCTGTCAAGCCATCGCCATCCTTGGTCTTTGCGGCCACAACGTCTGCGACTCTGatctcctctcttcccttttAGCCATAGGTATCAAACATGCCCAAGCGCTGGGTCTGCACACCCTCgcgaagaggaggagaggaatGAGTTCGATGGATTTGGAgatgggaagaagggtatGGTGGTCGCTTACAATGGAGGATTGGTATGCCATTCCTTTTCGGGGAGTATGGTGTAAGCAttcccttccctttctgTTTCTGTCTTTTTATCTATGTCGAAACTGATACAGGAGACACATGGTAGCTATTCATAGGGACCACTTTGACACCCCGCTTCCGTCTAATTGCAAAGATGAAGATTTTCAGTATGATGATGATCATACAAACAGGCCGTTATCAGTCGTCACCATCTCTTCGTGAGTCAACCATACGATCCTGAAGGCGAAATCCCAAGCTTAGAACTGAACGTATCATTAGAAAATTGCAATTCTCTGCTCGTATCGCTTCCATCATCCAACGCATATTCGACCGTTTCCGTCATACACCTTCTCAAGAGTAAGTCCACCCACGTATCCCATATCCTATTGCAAAGTTAAAACGCCAAACCCCCCCCAGGACTGTCCAGCTCGCATCGATGGCCGCCAACGAACTTACCGAGCTAATCTCCCAACTCCCTGCCCCTTCCGCTTCCCAACCTCCTTGGGTCAGAGATATGCGGTACTACCTTCGTATCTCTTCTTACCACAAGATCATAATCATTTACCGCGCTTGTCTTTCCCGACATAATGCGGGGTCACTTTCGGAGAGAAGTACGATGCAGCGGCAGTGTGTTCTGGCTGCGGAAGCAATTATTGATGAGCTCGATCCCAGTTCACACTTCGGCTCCCCTTCCGAAGAATGTGCTGAACTCCCTCTCCTCTGGACAGTCCCCTACCACGTACTTGCCTCCTGCGTCGTCCTATCCCTCGACATGATCGAGCGCCGCGGTGAAAACTCTGAAATCGAGCAACAGAGGTTGATCTA belongs to Cryptococcus gattii WM276 chromosome I, complete sequence and includes:
- a CDS encoding fungal Zn(2)-Cys(6) binuclear cluster domain-containing protein, putative (Similar to TIGR gene model, INSD accession AAW43227.1), with translation MEEATLVKISQRPAKSCTECIRRKTRCTKVIPCEPCSKRGVAHLCRQESQFGPPIPTSNAEIDALKNALFGEINDLKRRVSQLEKSEGKLRESPWSVNSEREEEGGAEAATTLEFMALGLDRRLEPQGRSKTADAGPTPPSSSSSSDNQIHITSGPSRSHLLKESRSPLPESIFNALLPQEVAMSVFKFHTTNVCWQHACIYVREFEAQVEGFYKLAKRGKCDKVDRSWIALFFVLQAISVHQMTDRYAEACNLGSVAIRQQFITAVMDAAMTALHHANFLSRPSMFTCQAIAILGLCGHNVCDSDLLSSLLAIGIKHAQALGLHTLAKRRRGMSSMDLEMGRRVWWSLTMEDWYAIPFRGVWSIHRDHFDTPLPSNCKDEDFQYDDDHTNRPLSVVTISSKLQFSARIASIIQRIFDRFRHTPSQETVQLASMAANELTELISQLPAPSASQPPWVRDMRYYLRISSYHKIIIIYRACLSRHNAGSLSERSTMQRQCVLAAEAIIDELDPSSHFGSPSEECAELPLLWTVPYHVLASCVVLSLDMIERRGENSEIEQQRLIYVKRGQLALERLAETSRIARRGLTVIEHLMKEKEVRGKRKKGSEDMADMVKRIRLPYSDPHLPHPGSLSHAHRTPNQLSSTHFHSHSQTTSHSVSTNRLDNTRGLTPPHLRLHLNPPPEATPYYSRPHSHSDLRHDTPSHSHHSHHYSPSLSHLPHPPWTQDDINTLLSNLHECVPDVGRLFDGSLGSFGFPLEGGGSDSVFDVGEWGAAGGGYADFGNGDGPSGSGSCSKTVSASASASASISAVTSGSAFGGVGVAPNI